The following proteins are encoded in a genomic region of Rattus rattus isolate New Zealand chromosome 2, Rrattus_CSIRO_v1, whole genome shotgun sequence:
- the LOC116892133 gene encoding LOW QUALITY PROTEIN: galactoside 2-alpha-L-fucosyltransferase 3-like (The sequence of the model RefSeq protein was modified relative to this genomic sequence to represent the inferred CDS: inserted 1 base in 1 codon), giving the protein MPPETAWDRSTVAPNRLAAWWSRTNWPRRIQAALQGLKAICPPLSTFYLLFVIFVLSTIFHCHRRLSLVPAPWASSALVVLSPRHLPREGMFTINVRGRLGNQMGEXATLFALARMNGRLAFIPASMHSTLAPIFRISLPVLHSDTARRIPWQKYHLNDWMEERYRHIPGHYVRFTGYPCSWTFYHHLRPEILKEFTLHDHVREEAQAFLRGLRVNGSQPSTFVAVHVRRGDYVHVMPKVWKGVVADRGYLEKALDMFRARYSSPVFVVTSDDMSWCRKSIIASRGDVAFAGNGLRGSPAKDIALLMQCNHTVITLGTFGIWAAYLTGGDTVYLANFTQPSSPFHKVFKPEAAYLPEWVGIAADLGHPNRGAPGHASARAPKSHRRTLL; this is encoded by the exons ATGCCACCCGAGACTGCGTGGGACAGGAGCACTGTCGCCCCCAACAGGCTTGCAGCCTGGTGGTCCCGGACAAACTGGCCTAGAAGGATCCAAGCAG CTCTCCAAGGACTCAAGGCCATCTGCCCACCTCTCTCCACCTTTTACCTCCTCTTTGTGATCTTCGTGTTGTCTACCATTTTCCACTGCCACCGGCGCCTCAGTCTGGTGCCTGCCCCCTGGGCCTCGTCAGCCCTTGTGGTCTTATCCCCAAGACACCTGCCCCGGGAAGGCATGTTCACCATCAATGTCAGAGGCCGGCTGGGGAACCAGATGGGCG TCGCCACATTGTTTGCACTGGCCAGGATGAATGGACGGCTTGCGTTCATCCCCGCATCCATGCACAGCACTCTAGCGCCCATCTTCAGGATCAGCCTCCCGGTGTTACACAGCGACACGGCCAGAAGGATACCGTGGCAGAAATACCATCTCAACGACTGGATGGAGGAGCGTTACCGCCACATTCCGGGACACTATGTGCGCTTCACGGGCTACCCGTGCTCCTGGACCTTCTACCACCACCTGCGCCCGGAGATCCTGAAGGAGTTCACCCTGCATGACCACGTGCGGGAGGAGGCCCAGGCCTTCCTGCGTGGTCTGCGGGTGAATGGGAGCCAGCCGAGTACTTTTGTGGCTGTCCATGTGCGTCGAGGGGACTATGTGCATGTCATGCCCAAGGTGTGGAAGGGCGTGGTGGCTGACCGGGGTTACCTGGAAAAGGCCCTGGATATGTTCCGGGCACGCTATTCATCTCCAGTCTTCGTGGTCACCAGTGATGACATGTCCTGGTGCCGGAAGAGCATCATTGCTTCCCGAGGGGACGTGGCATTTGCTGGCAATGGCCTTCGAGGATCGCCTGCCAAGGACATTGCATTACTCATGCAGTGCAACCACACCGTCATCACCTTGGGTACCTTTGGTATCTGGGCTGCCTATCTCACAGGTGGGGATACTGTTTACCTGGCTAACTTTACCCAGCCCAGCTCCCCTTTCCATAAGGTTTTCAAGCCAGAAGCAGCTTATCTGCCTGAGTGGGTGGGCATTGCTGCTGATCTGGGACACCCAAACAGAGGAGCCCCTGGCCATGCCTCAGCCAGAGCCCCCAAGAGTCACCGGAGGACCTTGCTGTAG